The genomic window ACTAGGGGCGGAGCCGCTTACAAAGCCCGGGGGCGGGCGCCGGGGCGCAGAGTGTCCGCAGCGCCGGCAGGAGCGGAGCGCAGCGCAGCGCAGCGCAGCGAGGCGCACTCGGTGGGAGCGGCCCGCCAGTGGACGGGCCCGGCGGCTGGACCGGTGCCGCTGCTGTCCTGCTCGCTCTCCGCCGCCGCCCATGAGCGCGGCGCCGCGCGGCCCGGGTCCGTAGGCGGcggggcgcccccccccccatgctgcTGCAGCCCGCGCCGTGCGCCCCGAGCGCGGGCTTCCCGCGGCCCCCGGCCGCCTCCGGCGCCATGCACGGCTCGCAGAAGGACACCACATTCACCAAGATCTTCGTGGGCGGCCTGCCCTACCACACCACCGACGCCTCGCTCAGGAAGTATTTCGAGGGCTTCGGGGACATCGAGGAGGCCGTGGTCATCACCGACCGCCAGACGGGCAAGTCTCGCGGCTACGGCTTCGTAAGTGGCCCCGCGGCCGGGCGCGCACCCCGCCCCGCACTTACCGCGCCGGGGGCGCCGAGTCCACCGGCGGGCGCACGCCCAGCTGCCCCGGCACCTGCTGCCCCCTCCTGGGCTCGGGGGCGGAGGTTCACGCTCCAGCCCGTCCCGCCGCCGCCGCTACTCGGCCgcggctccctgcccccaccccactccttgGTTAAAAGGGAGAGCCGCTGTGTTCAGTTAGCGCTTCGGAGTTTGTGGAGAGATTCTGGGGACAGTCGGCTTACTCCCAGGACTTCCTGGAGCAACAAGCAAGCAGAAGGGGCTTCACCTCAGGGCGCTTTGGAGGCCTTtagcaccccctcccctccaggatTTTACAAGAGTTCCTTTAAACGCCCAGAACAAACGGCTTaagtaaaaaaagggaaaaaaaacggTTTGAAGGCACGTCTCCTACTTTCCTTCTAACCGGtgtcccccaacccctcccacgAGGAAATTCGCACCCCCACAGGCAGGCAGGACAAGCTCGGGGCCCCTGCCCTCCttggggaggaaagggggaagtTCCTTGTCTCCCCTGGGGATCATTTCTGTCGGTAAAGCTAGGTTTCCCAGCACATGAACTTGGATGGAGGAACTGGAATCCAGGGGCACCTTTGCAGGATGGCcccatggtgggggtggggggtggggactgggTCAGAGGTTCTGAATAACTGGCCCCCCAGGGAGGGGGAAATGAGTGCCTCTTGCGGGAGCAGAgggctctgctcctcccaccGGCAAGGGAAACCCCTGATGCATCTGTGTTCCTCTAGGTGACCATGGCCGACCGGGCGGCGGCAGAGAGAGCTTGCAAAGACCCGAACCCCAACATCGATGGCCGCAAGGCCAACGTGAACCTGGCGTATCTGGGTGCCAAGCCGAGGAGCCTCCAGACGGGTGAGAgcctgtgttttcctttcctggcTCGTCTTGATTGCTATATTCAGTGTTGGTATCTGTGGGGTGGAAAgggcccccccccttccccagccctgccccaggagTGGCCGTCAGCTATCATGTGCTTGCAGAGCTGTCCCTGGGCAGTCATCCCCTAGCCTGGGAGCTGGACCCCGTCGTCCAGGTGCATGTGCCAGCGGGACAGGGCGAGGAGGGCGCATCAGCCAGTTGTCAGCCGTCcgccagggaaggaggaagttgTTCCCCGGGGCTGGCGATCAGGGGGACAGACACCCAGAGGCCGCTATTACCCTTCTCCGTTGGCTTTCTTAGGCAGGGAGCTTCGGGATTTGTGGGAAGGTGGCCTGGGAGTGTAGAGGAAGCCAGTTATCTATCCTTTCTGATGGGGGAGGGCACGGCTGTGTGCTTCTGCTCCCTTGGGTGAGGCTGAGCCCCTACGTGGCCTCTCGTTTCAGGCTTTGCCATTGGAGTACAGCAGCTGCACCCCACTTTGATCCAACGGACTTACGGGTGAGTGGACACTGTTGgctgggggggccgggggggtgaGCAGACCTGGCCAAGCAGGCCCCGGGCGCCCCTTGGCCCG from Neofelis nebulosa isolate mNeoNeb1 chromosome 9, mNeoNeb1.pri, whole genome shotgun sequence includes these protein-coding regions:
- the RBM38 gene encoding RNA-binding protein 38 yields the protein MLLQPAPCAPSAGFPRPPAASGAMHGSQKDTTFTKIFVGGLPYHTTDASLRKYFEGFGDIEEAVVITDRQTGKSRGYGFVTMADRAAAERACKDPNPNIDGRKANVNLAYLGAKPRSLQTGFAIGVQQLHPTLIQRTYGLTPHYIYPQAVVQPSVVIPAAPVPSLSSPYIEYTPASPAYAQYPPATFDQYPYAASPATAAGFVGYGYPAAVPQALSAAAPAGATFVQCQPPQLQPDRMQ